Proteins co-encoded in one Armatimonadota bacterium genomic window:
- a CDS encoding TAXI family TRAP transporter solute-binding subunit has translation MALRSRAVWSLVLAVLLVASIAPLAQSQPRAGWPRSVTIGSASIGGVYFVVAGGWARVISEKMGLPATNRVTGGPVQNIQLVQTKEIELGMTTTGPLYEALQGIGEFRGRKMDAVRVIFPMYTSYAHWMVNADSGIRSVTDLTGKVVSLGPRGGSAEFVGERVMQLFNVKPRRIVYLGFADGASAMRDGVVDANFGVIGVPVPAWVEAAVTRPVRFFGFSPEQIETLTEKFPYLARAAIRGGVYRGQDAPIPTVQMWNAAIVHKDAPEDFVYELVKTMFANRDFLATVHPTANEMLPVNVFYIKMPMHPGAIRFFREQGVKLDDAHLPPELAARK, from the coding sequence ATGGCGTTGCGATCGCGCGCTGTGTGGAGTTTGGTCCTCGCCGTCCTGCTGGTGGCGAGCATCGCCCCGCTGGCGCAGAGTCAGCCGCGCGCCGGGTGGCCGCGCTCGGTGACGATCGGCTCGGCCTCCATCGGGGGCGTCTACTTCGTCGTGGCCGGCGGCTGGGCGCGGGTCATCAGCGAGAAGATGGGCCTCCCGGCCACCAACCGCGTGACCGGCGGGCCGGTGCAGAACATCCAGCTGGTGCAGACCAAGGAGATCGAGCTCGGCATGACGACCACCGGGCCGCTCTACGAAGCCCTGCAGGGCATCGGCGAGTTCCGGGGCCGCAAGATGGATGCTGTCCGCGTGATCTTCCCGATGTACACCTCCTACGCCCACTGGATGGTCAACGCCGACTCCGGCATCCGCTCGGTCACCGACCTGACCGGGAAGGTCGTCAGCCTCGGGCCCCGCGGCGGCTCGGCCGAGTTCGTGGGCGAGCGGGTCATGCAGTTGTTCAACGTGAAGCCGCGGCGGATCGTCTACCTCGGGTTCGCCGACGGCGCCTCCGCCATGCGCGACGGCGTGGTGGACGCCAACTTCGGCGTGATCGGCGTGCCGGTACCCGCCTGGGTCGAGGCGGCGGTGACGCGGCCGGTGCGATTCTTCGGGTTCTCCCCCGAGCAGATCGAAACGCTCACCGAGAAGTTCCCCTACCTGGCCCGCGCCGCCATCCGGGGCGGCGTCTACCGGGGACAGGACGCGCCGATCCCCACGGTGCAGATGTGGAACGCCGCCATCGTGCACAAGGACGCGCCCGAGGACTTCGTCTACGAGCTGGTCAAGACCATGTTCGCCAACCGCGACTTCCTGGCCACCGTGCACCCGACGGCCAACGAGATGCTGCCGGTGAACGTCTTCTACATCAAGATGCCGATGCACCCCGGGGCGATCCGCTTCTTCCGCGAGCAGGGGGTCAAGCTGGACGACGCCCACCTGCCGCCTGAGCTGGCCGCCAGGAAGTGA
- a CDS encoding substrate-binding domain-containing protein, with protein MVCRLTNGRIVKPEGHPGNPLNRGTLWPKGVACIIAVYDPHRVKAPLVRAGEKGVPGRWRQATWDEGGGRTAAARRRSLSPPGRRDHPAPGERDRENVLSSWIHHGPGLEPDMATLKDVARRAGVSVPTAARALGGYGHVSPTTRDRVLRAARALDYQTNAIARSMIKGRTHTLGVIVSDNANPFFAAVVRGIEDVVLARGYAIMLCNTDEDPAKEALYIAMVRQKRADGVIVSPSRGASPLLRALVASRVPVVQVDRRVRGLPADAVVCDNRAGVAAAVAHLVRLGHRHIGMISGPRQVYTGRERLAAFRAALRRAGLPVVDRWILEGTFKEESGYELAGRFLEGQRPTAIFVANNLMTIGALLRLQEAGVRIPEEMAVVGFDDMDWAPILTPPLTAVAQPSYALGRTAASLLLDRLERGASRPRTVVLQPRLVVRASCGALRGAPTIAGGSLPSLI; from the coding sequence ATGGTCTGCCGCCTCACCAACGGACGGATCGTCAAGCCCGAGGGCCACCCCGGGAACCCGCTCAACCGCGGCACTCTCTGGCCCAAGGGCGTGGCCTGTATCATCGCCGTCTACGACCCCCACCGGGTGAAGGCGCCGCTGGTCCGCGCCGGCGAGAAAGGGGTCCCCGGGCGCTGGCGGCAGGCCACCTGGGACGAGGGTGGTGGCCGAACCGCGGCTGCGCGGCGCCGGTCCCTTTCCCCACCGGGGCGCAGGGATCACCCGGCCCCTGGAGAACGAGATCGCGAGAACGTTCTCTCGTCCTGGATCCACCATGGCCCCGGTCTGGAGCCCGACATGGCCACGTTGAAGGACGTCGCCCGACGCGCCGGCGTCTCGGTGCCCACCGCCGCCCGCGCCCTGGGCGGTTACGGGCACGTCAGCCCGACCACCCGCGACCGAGTGCTGCGCGCCGCACGCGCCCTGGACTACCAGACCAACGCCATCGCGCGCAGCATGATCAAGGGCCGCACCCACACTCTGGGCGTGATCGTCTCGGACAACGCCAACCCGTTCTTCGCCGCGGTCGTCCGGGGCATCGAGGACGTGGTTCTGGCCCGCGGCTACGCCATCATGCTGTGCAACACCGACGAGGATCCGGCCAAGGAGGCCCTCTACATCGCCATGGTCCGGCAGAAGCGGGCCGACGGGGTGATCGTCTCGCCCTCGCGCGGTGCCTCGCCGCTGCTGCGCGCGCTGGTGGCCAGCCGGGTGCCCGTGGTGCAGGTGGACCGCCGGGTCCGGGGCCTGCCGGCCGATGCCGTGGTGTGCGACAACCGGGCCGGCGTGGCCGCGGCCGTCGCGCACCTGGTGCGCCTGGGCCACCGGCACATCGGCATGATCAGCGGGCCCCGGCAGGTCTACACCGGGCGCGAGCGCCTCGCGGCGTTCCGGGCGGCGCTGCGCCGCGCGGGGCTGCCCGTCGTCGACCGGTGGATCCTGGAGGGCACCTTCAAGGAGGAGAGCGGGTACGAGCTGGCGGGGCGGTTCCTCGAGGGACAGCGCCCCACGGCCATCTTCGTCGCCAACAACCTCATGACGATCGGCGCCCTGCTGCGCTTGCAGGAAGCCGGGGTGCGCATCCCCGAGGAGATGGCGGTCGTGGGGTTCGACGACATGGACTGGGCGCCGATCCTGACCCCCCCGCTGACCGCCGTGGCCCAGCCCTCCTACGCCCTGGGCCGGACCGCCGCCAGCCTGCTGCTCGACCGCCTGGAGCGCGGCGCCAGCAGGCCACGCACCGTGGTGCTCCAGCCCCGGCTGGTGGTCCGCGCGTCCTGCGGGGCGCTTCGGGGAGCGCCGACCATCGCCGGCGGGAGTCTTCCATCTCTGATCTGA
- a CDS encoding type II toxin-antitoxin system RelE/ParE family toxin: protein MVIVEVHPDCLSEDLGKVHDEEVLEGILDKIALLEREPDFGRPLRGPLRGHHRITYGRYRIVYRWDRARDHVLVWYVGVRRENLYELIEKALQRRGIGGVRRSRP, encoded by the coding sequence ATGGTCATCGTCGAGGTGCATCCGGATTGCCTCTCCGAGGACCTCGGAAAGGTGCACGATGAAGAGGTTCTGGAGGGAATCCTCGACAAGATCGCCCTTCTTGAGCGGGAGCCTGATTTTGGACGACCGCTGAGGGGGCCCTTACGAGGTCATCACCGGATCACCTACGGTCGCTATCGTATTGTCTATCGGTGGGACCGCGCCCGTGACCACGTGCTGGTGTGGTACGTGGGTGTGCGCCGTGAGAACCTTTATGAGTTAATCGAGAAGGCCTTGCAACGTCGAGGGATCGGGGGAGTGAGGAGGAGTCGTCCATGA
- a CDS encoding type II toxin-antitoxin system Phd/YefM family antitoxin encodes MSLTAMIDKVVQISDFKKNPSRFLDEVAAGTPITITRGRKADAILVPRETWSRLLARVQELEDELETRELLADPVVRERLRTGLPARGVPLGEARQRLRSRRRRR; translated from the coding sequence ATGAGCTTGACAGCGATGATCGACAAGGTCGTACAGATCAGCGATTTTAAGAAGAATCCATCCCGGTTCTTGGACGAGGTGGCCGCTGGTACGCCCATCACCATCACCCGAGGACGGAAGGCCGATGCTATCCTCGTTCCCCGGGAGACGTGGTCCCGCCTGCTGGCCCGCGTGCAGGAGTTGGAAGATGAACTGGAGACGCGGGAACTGCTCGCGGATCCCGTCGTCCGCGAGCGGCTGCGGACCGGTCTTCCGGCCAGGGGAGTTCCCCTGGGTGAGGCGCGACAGCGCCTGCGGTCTCGCCGGCGGCGCCGCTGA